A stretch of the Pogoniulus pusillus isolate bPogPus1 chromosome 14, bPogPus1.pri, whole genome shotgun sequence genome encodes the following:
- the SLC39A4 gene encoding zinc transporter ZIP4, with protein sequence MLMLCPLLHFQAAQTPPSLLQVLGVPGEGWLRRAHVRNAAPPTAAASTPPAASTPSVTSTPSVTGTPPAASTPSVTSTPPAASTPSVTSTPSVTSTPASEELSTSQRYVLGSLAGLALALCPLLAVALLRCPLCRQCERWLHPLLLGLASGTLSGDALLHLLPQLLGSHSHGEVSPSPPEVSEEAQVLPWSLLGVLGGLYGAFLLEKLLSILLPQGPLPSAPAEGQQHRQGELEQQPAGSSIELVKPEEAESSPTPPALQSRGVPWTMTVGGAAHNLADGLALGAAFAHSWRSGASTGLALLCHGLPHAMGFVSVLSQSGLGARRVLALGCCWMLPVLPGVYLGLVLGTTSSARTWLGAIVTGLLLHLALADMVPAMVAAEAGAPWVLLGLQSLGLLGGWGSMVGLALAEDALPH encoded by the exons ATGCTGATGCTGTGCCCCCTCCTCCatttccaggctgcccagacccCTCCTAGTCTGCTGCAGGtcctgggggtgccaggggagggctggctcaggagggcACACGTGCGGAATGCTGCCCCCCCCACTGCCGCCGCCAGCACCCCCCCCGCCGCCAGCACCCCCTCTGTCACCAGCACCCCCTCTGTCACCGGCACCCCCCCCGCCGCCAGCACCCCCTCTGTCACCAGCACCCCCCCCGCCGCCAGCACCCCCTCTGTCACCAGCACCCCCTCTGTCACCAGCACCCCAGCCAGCGAAGAGCTCAGCACCAGCCAGA GGTACGTGCTGGGCTCGCTGGCAGGGCTGGCGCTGGCCCTGTGCCCGCTGCTGGCGGTGGCCCTGCTGCGCTGTCCCCTCTGCCGCCAGTGCGAGCGCTGGCTGCaccccctgctgctggggctggcctcGGGGACCCTCAGCGGGGACGCGCTCCTGCACCTCCTGCCGCAG ctcctggggtcCCACAGCCACGGTGAGGTGTCCCCAAGCCCCCCCGAGGTGTCCGAGGAGGCCCAGGTGCTGCCCTGGTCGCTgctgggggtcctgggggggctCTATGGAGCCttcctgctggagaagctgctgagcatcctcctgccccAG GGCCCCCTCCCCAGCGCCCCTGCAGAGGGCCAGCAGCACCGCCagggggagctggagcagcagccggCGGGGTCCAGCATCGAACTG GTTAAGCCAGAAGAGGCCGAGAGCTCTCCCACGCCCCCAgcgctgcagagcagag GTGTGCCCTGGACCATGACGGTGGGAGGTGCTGCACACAACCTGGCCGatgggctggcactgggggcTGCCTTTGCCCACTCGTGGCGCAGTGGGGCCAGCACTGGGCTGGCTCTgctttgccatgggctgcctcATGCCatgg gCTTTGTGTCGGTGCTGTCGCAGTCCGGGCTGGGGGCCCGGCGGGTGCTGgctctggggtgctgctggatgctgcCGGTGCTGCCTGGCGTCTACctggggctggtgctgggcaccaccagctCTGCCCGCACCTGGCTGGGTGCCATCGtcactgggctgctgctgcacctggcGCTGGCCGACATG GTGCCAGCCAtggtggcagcagaggcaggggccccgtgggtgctgctggggctgcagagcctggggctgctggggggctgggggagcaTGGTGGGACTGGCGCTGGCAGAGGATGCCCTGCCCCACTGA